A genomic region of Serratia fonticola contains the following coding sequences:
- a CDS encoding aldehyde dehydrogenase family protein, giving the protein MNTTELESLIRTILTEQLAPETASNQRAIAIFDSVDEAISAAHHAFLRFQQSPLKTRSAIISALREQLKPHLPVLAERGASETGMGNSADKLLKNLAALENTPGVEDLATTAITGDGGMVLFEYSPFGVIGAVAPSTNPTETIINNSISMLAAGNAVYFSPHPGAKNVSLDLIAMVEEIIFNSCGIRNLVVTVKEPSFAATQEMMAHDKIALLAITGGPGIVAMGMKSGKKVIGAGAGNPPCLVDETAELVKAAQDIVAGASFDYNLPCIAEKALIVVDSVADRLLQQMQAFDALLIAQPQDVDRLRQVCLTEGHANKDLVGKSPAELLAAAGLTCPAKLPRLLLVEVSGDDPLVTTEQLMPLLPVVRVKDFDTGLTLALQVEDGLHHTAVMHSQNVSRLNLAARRLQTSIFVKNGPSYAGIGVGGEGFTTFTIATPTGEGTTSARTFARQRRCVLTNAFSIR; this is encoded by the coding sequence ATGAACACCACTGAACTTGAGTCTCTCATTCGCACTATCCTCACTGAGCAATTGGCGCCAGAAACGGCCTCCAATCAACGTGCGATCGCCATTTTCGACAGCGTGGATGAGGCCATCAGTGCCGCTCATCATGCTTTTTTGCGCTTCCAGCAGAGCCCATTGAAAACCCGCAGCGCGATTATCAGTGCCCTTCGTGAACAGCTTAAACCTCACCTGCCCGTACTCGCCGAGCGCGGAGCCAGCGAAACCGGCATGGGCAACAGTGCCGATAAACTGCTAAAAAACCTGGCGGCATTGGAAAACACTCCCGGCGTTGAGGATCTGGCTACCACCGCCATCACCGGTGACGGTGGCATGGTGCTGTTCGAGTACTCGCCCTTTGGCGTGATCGGTGCCGTCGCGCCCAGCACCAACCCGACAGAAACCATTATCAATAACAGCATCAGCATGTTAGCGGCAGGCAATGCGGTTTATTTCAGCCCCCATCCGGGCGCTAAAAACGTCTCACTGGATCTGATTGCGATGGTTGAGGAGATCATCTTCAACAGTTGCGGTATTCGCAATCTGGTTGTGACCGTCAAAGAACCCAGCTTTGCCGCCACTCAGGAGATGATGGCACATGACAAGATTGCCCTGCTCGCCATCACTGGCGGGCCAGGCATTGTCGCCATGGGCATGAAAAGCGGCAAGAAAGTGATTGGCGCGGGTGCAGGTAATCCCCCTTGTCTGGTGGATGAAACCGCCGAGTTGGTCAAGGCCGCGCAGGATATCGTCGCCGGTGCCTCTTTCGACTATAACCTGCCTTGTATTGCCGAAAAGGCGCTGATCGTGGTGGACAGTGTCGCCGACCGGCTATTGCAGCAGATGCAGGCCTTTGACGCGCTGCTGATCGCCCAACCACAGGATGTCGATCGCCTGCGGCAGGTTTGCCTGACAGAAGGCCACGCCAACAAGGATCTGGTCGGCAAAAGCCCGGCAGAATTACTGGCCGCTGCGGGCTTAACCTGCCCGGCCAAGCTACCGCGTCTGTTGCTGGTCGAGGTGAGTGGTGACGACCCGCTGGTGACAACCGAACAGTTGATGCCTTTGCTACCGGTGGTTCGCGTCAAAGATTTTGATACCGGTCTGACATTGGCATTACAAGTGGAAGACGGCTTGCACCACACGGCGGTGATGCATTCGCAGAATGTCTCACGCCTTAACCTCGCCGCCCGTCGCCTGCAAACCTCTATTTTTGTCAAGAATGGCCCTTCGTATGCCGGGATCGGCGTGGGGGGCGAGGGATTCACTACCTTTACTATCGCCACCCCCACCGGCGAAGGCACGACGTCGGCCCGCACCTTCGCCCGTCAGCGGCGTTGCGTATTAACCAACGCATTTTCTATTCGCTGA
- a CDS encoding 1-propanol dehydrogenase PduQ produces MKTFSVQTRIYSGENSLKVLGRFHQRKIWIICDGFLATSPLLARLKQALAPDNQLSLFSDITPDPTIATVVRGIEQMQTLRPDVVIGFGGGSALDAAKAIVWFSRQQGIDIDTCIAIPTTSGTGSEVTSAFVISDPQKNIKYPLFSDEIYPDIAILDPALVTSVPPAITANTGMDVLTHALEAYVSPRASDFTDALAEKAAQLVFRHLPTACRKGDCLITRDKMHNASTLAGIAFSQAGLGINHAIAHQLGGQFHIAHGLANALLLVPVIQFNAVDPRARKRYARLAQVCGISSPQSDERQAVNLLIRHIEQLKGQCALPRYLADLNIGANQLEASIPAMIVATQADATLKTTPRTATANDIREIIEALL; encoded by the coding sequence ATGAAGACCTTTTCCGTTCAGACACGTATTTATAGCGGTGAAAACAGCCTCAAGGTCTTGGGGCGTTTTCATCAGCGTAAAATCTGGATCATCTGTGACGGTTTTCTCGCCACGTCCCCTCTGCTGGCGCGGCTGAAACAGGCACTGGCGCCTGACAATCAGCTCAGTCTGTTCAGCGATATTACGCCAGATCCCACGATTGCTACCGTGGTCAGGGGGATCGAACAGATGCAAACGTTGCGCCCCGACGTGGTGATCGGTTTTGGTGGGGGCTCGGCACTGGATGCGGCCAAGGCTATTGTCTGGTTCAGCCGCCAGCAAGGCATTGATATCGACACTTGCATTGCCATCCCGACCACCAGCGGCACCGGTTCGGAGGTCACCAGTGCTTTTGTGATTAGCGACCCGCAAAAGAACATCAAATACCCGCTGTTCAGCGATGAGATTTACCCGGACATCGCCATTTTGGATCCCGCCCTGGTCACCTCCGTTCCCCCTGCAATCACCGCTAACACCGGAATGGATGTGCTGACGCATGCCCTGGAAGCCTATGTGTCGCCACGGGCCAGTGACTTTACCGATGCGTTGGCAGAAAAAGCGGCTCAACTGGTGTTTCGTCACCTGCCCACGGCCTGCCGTAAAGGGGACTGTCTGATTACCCGTGACAAAATGCACAATGCCTCTACGCTGGCCGGCATCGCTTTCAGCCAGGCCGGGTTAGGCATCAATCATGCTATCGCCCATCAACTGGGCGGACAGTTTCATATTGCACATGGCTTGGCCAACGCGTTGCTGCTGGTCCCGGTGATCCAATTCAACGCCGTAGACCCGCGAGCACGTAAACGTTATGCGCGTCTGGCACAGGTTTGCGGTATCAGCTCTCCCCAAAGCGACGAACGCCAGGCGGTCAATCTGTTGATTCGACACATTGAACAGTTGAAAGGCCAGTGCGCCCTACCGCGCTATCTTGCCGATCTCAACATCGGGGCCAACCAGTTGGAGGCAAGCATCCCGGCCATGATTGTGGCCACCCAGGCTGATGCCACGCTGAAAACCACACCGCGAACCGCCACGGCCAATGATATCCGCGAGATTATTGAGGCACTGCTATGA
- a CDS encoding 4Fe-4S dicluster domain-containing protein, translating into MNTALLSPPCDVETLRQRIHDAGVVGAGGAGFPTAVKLQAQAEIFLINAAECEPMLKVDQQLIPQQAARLVRGLQYAMAATGAREGIIALKAKYTQAIDALTPLLPPSTRLHILPDVYPAGDEVITIWLATGRRVPPATLPISIGVVVNNVQTVLNIARAVEQQWPVTRRTLTVNGAVANPVTLTVPLGISFREVLALAGGATVDNPGFINGGPMMGRLLEDLDQPVTKTTGGLLVLPADHPLIVRRRRSDKAIMTMARTVCEQCRLCTELCPRHLIGHELSPHLLIRAVNYQQVATPEILLSALTCSECSLCESYACPVDISPMRVNQVLKAQLRQQGARYQGELRAADPMAQYRMVPTSRLLMRLALTPWYHPAPFSSEPYQPERVVLPLRQHIGVAAQSMVAVGEAVVHGQCIALPPEGALGAPIHASISGHVAEISASAITLVKG; encoded by the coding sequence ATGAATACCGCCTTGCTCAGCCCTCCCTGTGATGTCGAGACGCTACGCCAACGGATACACGATGCTGGCGTGGTCGGCGCAGGGGGTGCCGGTTTCCCTACTGCGGTCAAACTGCAGGCTCAGGCAGAGATCTTTTTGATTAATGCCGCAGAATGCGAGCCGATGCTGAAGGTGGACCAGCAATTGATCCCACAGCAGGCGGCACGACTGGTGCGAGGCCTGCAATATGCCATGGCTGCGACGGGCGCTCGGGAAGGCATTATCGCCCTGAAAGCCAAATACACGCAGGCGATCGACGCCTTGACGCCGCTGTTACCTCCGTCGACCCGGCTGCATATCCTGCCGGACGTTTATCCTGCCGGTGATGAAGTTATCACCATCTGGCTGGCTACCGGACGTCGCGTGCCCCCGGCCACACTGCCTATCAGCATTGGCGTCGTGGTGAACAACGTGCAGACGGTACTGAACATTGCCCGGGCGGTGGAACAACAATGGCCTGTAACGCGCCGAACGCTGACGGTCAACGGTGCGGTTGCCAACCCGGTGACGTTGACAGTGCCACTCGGTATCAGCTTTCGTGAGGTGTTGGCACTGGCAGGCGGCGCTACCGTTGATAACCCCGGCTTTATCAACGGAGGGCCGATGATGGGCCGCTTGTTGGAGGATCTGGATCAACCGGTGACCAAAACCACCGGGGGGCTATTGGTGCTGCCTGCCGATCACCCACTGATCGTACGGCGTCGCCGTTCCGATAAGGCCATCATGACCATGGCACGCACCGTTTGCGAACAGTGCCGCCTGTGTACGGAGCTTTGCCCTCGTCATCTGATAGGTCACGAACTCTCTCCCCATTTGCTGATCAGGGCAGTCAACTACCAGCAGGTCGCCACGCCCGAGATCCTGTTGAGCGCTCTTACCTGTTCGGAATGCAGCCTGTGTGAAAGCTACGCCTGCCCGGTGGATATCTCGCCCATGCGCGTCAATCAAGTGCTGAAGGCGCAATTAAGACAGCAAGGTGCACGCTATCAAGGTGAACTGCGCGCGGCAGACCCCATGGCGCAATATCGCATGGTGCCAACCTCACGCCTGCTGATGCGCCTGGCCCTGACGCCGTGGTATCACCCCGCGCCGTTCAGCAGCGAGCCCTATCAGCCAGAACGGGTGGTCCTGCCGCTGCGCCAGCATATCGGGGTGGCCGCGCAATCCATGGTCGCCGTTGGAGAAGCCGTGGTACACGGCCAATGCATTGCCCTGCCCCCTGAAGGTGCCCTGGGTGCCCCTATCCACGCCAGCATCAGCGGCCATGTTGCTGAAATCAGCGCCAGCGCCATCACTCTTGTCAAAGGATAA
- a CDS encoding BMC domain-containing protein has translation MSQAIGIVELSSIAKGVEVCDLMLKSANVELLVSKTLCPGKYLLMIGGDVGAVTQSVQTGTQHSGHLLVDSIVLPNIHPSVLPALSGLNAVEERQAIGVVETWSAVACITAADRAVKAAHITLVRIHMAFGIGGKCYQVMSGDIADVKNAVEVANQCAGENGLLIYSTVIPRPHHALWQQLIQGA, from the coding sequence ATGTCACAAGCCATTGGAATTGTTGAGTTAAGCAGTATCGCCAAGGGCGTGGAGGTCTGTGACCTGATGCTGAAAAGCGCCAACGTTGAGCTGCTGGTCAGTAAAACGCTCTGCCCCGGCAAATACCTGCTGATGATCGGGGGTGATGTCGGCGCCGTAACGCAATCGGTGCAAACCGGCACACAACACAGCGGTCATCTGCTGGTCGACAGTATCGTACTGCCCAATATCCATCCTTCGGTGCTGCCCGCGCTGAGCGGATTGAACGCGGTAGAAGAACGGCAAGCCATCGGCGTCGTGGAAACCTGGAGCGCCGTGGCTTGCATTACCGCCGCCGATCGGGCAGTGAAAGCCGCCCATATTACGCTGGTACGCATCCATATGGCATTTGGCATCGGTGGGAAATGCTATCAGGTAATGAGCGGCGATATTGCCGATGTGAAAAACGCCGTCGAGGTCGCCAACCAATGTGCCGGAGAGAATGGCCTGCTGATTTACAGCACCGTGATCCCGCGTCCACATCACGCTTTATGGCAACAATTGATTCAGGGGGCATGA